From the genome of Arthrobacter sp. SLBN-122:
CCCCACGGGACGTGGAAACGGGGGACCGAGTTGCCGTGGCCGCCGGCCCGGCCGTCGCCCCGCTCGGCCCAGCCCACCAGCGGCGTGAACCGGATGCCCTGTTCCCGCAGCCACGCGCGCTTCTCGCCGGCGGCGAACTCCACATAGGCGCGGCCCCACTGCTGCGCCCACTCGTCCTCGGGGTGCGGCCCGGACAGCCGGTCCCACTGCGCGGAACCCTGCCAGTCCTGCCATGCCAGCTCGAAGGAATCCTTAACGCCCAGGCGCCGCTGCATGGGAGTGTCCACCAGGAAGAGCCCGCCCAGGGACCAGAAGGCCTGCCCGCCCAGGTTTGCCGCGTTCTCCTGCTCGACGATGGCCACGCGCTTGCCGGCACGGACCAGTTCATTGCTTGCGACCAGCCCGGCCAGCCCGCCGCCGATGATGATGACGTCCGCGTCCATGCCATACCTGCCCGGGGTTCGAAGCTGCTGTGAATACTGGCCCAAGCTATCGCACGGCTGGGCGTGCCTGTAGCCGCCTGGCCGCGCCCGTTTGTCGCGCTGGGGTGTCAGGATTTTCCCGACTCCGCCGCCAAAACTGGTCCAGTCTGTGCGCCTGGCGTCACGCTGAGCATGCTTTCATGGCAATGCACGACGGCGGGCCCCGGGTTTCCGGGGTTTTGTCCCCGTGGGCGGGGTCAAAGTCTGCTCGGCGTGACGCGGGCCGGTACCTGTACTTCGCTAACCTGTGCCCCGGGCGGCGAGAACCAGCTTCTCGAACGACTCATTCCACCCGTCCCGGTGCAGGGCCAGCCGCTCCTTCGTGAGGAACGGTCCCTGTGAGAGCGCCACCCGTGTGCCGGTTCCGGTGCTGGCGAGGGAGAGGTCCACGACGGTTTCCCGGTCGTCCGGCGCCGGTTCCTCCCACGCGAAGGTGTAGACCAGCCGCCAGGGTGGATCGATCTCCAGGAACTCCCCGGAAAGGTGGAAGGGCTCGCCCTCCGGCGGGGCCATGCGGAACCGGTAGCGGCCGCCCGCCACCAGGTTGACGTCCACTTGGGGGATGCTGAATCCGTGCGGGCCCCACCATTCGGCAAGCCGGGCCGGGTCCGTCAGCAGCCGGAACGTTGCCTCCGGCGGGGACGCCACCGTGCACTCCAGGTTCAGGACCAGGGCGGCGGGTTGCTCACTCATCGTCCCACTCTGCCACCCGCCCCGGCGGGCCGAAAGTGGGGCACCGGGTGCAGGGCTAAACGGGGAGTACATCGGCCAGCCAGCCGCTCGCCGCGCATTTCCTGCCGCTCGGCGCGCCAACAGTACGTTTGCTGATGATTTGCATGATGATTGCCCAAGGTAATGGGCCCGGGTTCAACAGGGCCTTTCGCCTCTGGATCGATCAGACATCGACGTCATCGAGAAGTAAAGGGAATCACCATGGGCTTCCTGGACCGCGACCACTCCATCGCCCCGCCGGGCTTCAACCGCTGGCTGGTACCGCCGGCCGCGCTCGCCGTCCATCTCTGCATCGGCCAGGCCTACGCCACCAGCGTGTACAAGACCGCACTGGTCAAGCACTTTGGCGCCAGCCTGACGGAGATCGGGGTGATCTTCTCCATCGCCATCGTGATGCTGGGTCTTTCCGCCGCGGTCATGGGAACCTGGGTGGACACCAACGGACCCCGCAAGGCGATGTTTACCTCGGCGATGTTCTGGGCGGGCGGGTTCCTGATCGGCTCGCTGGGTATCTTCTCGCACCAGTTGTGGCTCGTGTACCTCGGCTACGGGGTGGTGGGCGGCATCGGCCTGGGCATCGGCTACATTTCACCGGTGTCCACGCTGATCAAGTGGTTCCCGGACCGGCCCGGCCTGGCCACCGGCATGGCAATCATGGGCTTCGGCGGCGGCGCGCTGATCGCCAGCCCGGTATCCCAGGCCCTGCTCAGGGCCTACGATCCCAACTCGGGCGGCCAGGGCTGGGTGGCCAGCGGCGACGCCGTGGGGAAGCTCTTCCTGACCCTCGCCGTCGTCTATCTCGCCTACATGCTGTTCGGCGCGTTCACCGTCCGCGTGCCCGCGGACGGCTGGCGGCCCGCCGGGTTCGACCCCGCCAAAGTCAAGGCGGCCAAGCTGGTGACCACGGAAAATGTCTCCGCGAAGAATGCCATCAAGACCAGGCAGTTCTGGTTGGTGTGGGTGGCGCTGTTCTGCAATGTCACGGCGGGCATCGGCATCCTGGAACAGGCGGCGCCCATGATCCAGGACTTCTTCCGGCAGTCCGACGGCAAGTCCCTGGTGAGCGCCGGTGTCGCCGCCGGATTCGTGGGGTTGCTGTCCATCGGCAACATGTCGGGCCGGTTCGCCTGGTCCGCCACCTCTGACGTCACCGGGCGCAAGCGCATTTACATGATGTACCTGGGCGTGGGCGCCGTACTGTATACGGTGCTGGCGTTTGCCGGTTCCTCCGCCACGGCCCTATACGTAATGCTCGCCTTCATCATCATCTCGTTTTACGGAGGCGGGTTTGCCACCGTGCCGGCTTACCTGCGGGACCTCTTCGGGACGTACCAGGTGGGTGCCATCCACGGCCGGCTGCTTACCGCCTGGTCCGCGGCCGGGGTAGCCGGGCCCTTGATCGTCAACAGCATCCTGGACGCGCAGGGCAAGCCCGGCCAGCTGAATGCCGTGTCCTACCAGCCGGCGCTGCTGACCATGGTGGGGCTGCTCGTGGTGGGCTTCCTGGCCAACCTGCTGGTCAAGCCCGTCGACGCACGGTTCCACGAACGCCGCCCCGAGCGGCACGAATCTTCCCAAGGAGGCCTGAAATGAGCAGCACTGCACACACCCACGGCGCACAGGAGCCGGCGCACAAGAAGTCCACAGGCAGGCTTGTCGTGGCGTGGGTTCTGGTGGGAATCCCGCTCGCTTATGGGGTTTTCCAAACGCTGACCCAGGTGACGGCGCTGTTCGGCTGACTCCTGCGCCGGGCCGCGTGCCACGCCGGCCCAGTTTTCACGGAGCTGTCACGGCGGGAGCCGCGGGTTTTCAAGGCTGGACCGTGAAAAGTGGGCCAGTCTGGGCGGCGCCGCGTCACGCCGGGCACGCTTTCAGGGCAGCGGGCGACGCCGGCCCCCGGCTTTCCGGGGTTTCCTTGCGACGGCCGGGTCCAAAGTCTGCCCTGCGTGACGCGGGTGCGGACGCGAAAGCAGGCTTTAGGCCGCGGCAACCCTCGCCAGCCGGCGGCGCAGCACACTGGCCGAAACCCACGTAACCACGCTGCAGGCCGCGGCTCCCCAGAGAATGTCCGTCACGGCCACCAGCGCGGTGAAATCCCTCAGCACCGCGAACCCGGTCAGCGCCCAGGTGGCGTAGGTGAAGAATCCGAACAGGGCGGCACCCGTGACCCGTTGCCGCAGCGCGAGGCCGGGGCTGTTGGGCCGGACGCCGTAGTGCACCATCCCCGCCACGAAGATGACATAGAAGAGGACTGCCCCGGGCAGGTTGGTCCTGGGTGCCAGGAGGTGGCCGATCTGGCTTTGGTACAGCGGGTTGGCCACCAGCAGGATCCACGCCACGTCCAGCACCGCGAAAATCAGGGCGCTGACAACATAGGTGGTCAGCCAGTTTTTGGTGCGGGGGCTCATGCGTGGCTCCTTGCGTCGGTAACGGTTCCAGAAGCAGTTCGCTGCCGGTGTACCCGGCGGATTGCCTGACCCATACAAACCTGCCCCCGCTCCGAAGACTAAGTGGACCGCGCTATGCGTAGTTTGGATGCAAACGTGCCCGCAGGGGTGTGTAGGGACCGGCCGTGCAGCAGAGCGCGGCAGGCCAGGGGAAAGGAACCTGTCCGTGAACGAAAAGAGCCGCAAGGCCCTCATCAGTACCGTCGTTGCCGTGGTGGTGGCGGTACTCATTGCCCTGGCCGGCAGCCAGGGCGGGTCCCGGATCGGCGGGCTCCCGGTGTTCGCGCTGGGGGTTGCCGTCGCCTTCGTGATCCAGTGGCTGGTGTTCATCCCGTCCTACAAGGCGCAGACGGAAAAGTTCTACGACCTCACCGGCGCCCTGACGTACATCTCCATCACGGTGTTCCTGGTGCTGGCCAGCCCGGGCGTGGATGCGCGCGGTATGCTGCTGGCAGCCATGGTGGTGCTGTGGGCCGCGCGGCTGGGCAGCTTCCTGTTCATCCGGATCAGCAAGCACGGCAAGGACGACCGCTTCGACGAGCTCAAGCCGGACTTTTTCCGCTTCCTGAACACGTGGACCATCCAGGGCCTGTGGGTGGTCCTCACGGCGGCGCTGGCGTGGGTGGCCATCACCTCGGACAAGAAGGTGGGCCTGGACGGATTCTTCTGGGTGGGGCTGCTGGTGTGGGCCGCGGGCATCACCATCGAGACCCTTGCGGACCTCCAGAAAAACCGCTTCAAGGACAACCTGGCCAACAAGGGCCGCTTCATCAGCACCGGGCTCTGGTCCAGGTCCCGCCACCCCAACTACTTCGGCGAAATCACCCTCTGGGTGGGCGTGGCCATCATCGCCCTGCCCGTCCTGCAGGGCTGGCAGTGGGCCGCCCTGGTTTCCCCGGTGTTCGTGGCCCTGCTGCTGATCAAGGGCAGCGGCGTGCCGCCCCTGGAGAAGAAGGCGGACAAGAAGTGGGGCGGCCAGCCGGACTACGAGGAGTACAAGCGGAACACGCCCGTGCTGGTGCCGAAGCTCAAATAGGACCTTCGCGGCAGGATGGACGACGGCGGCACCCGGGCTGGGTGCCGCCGTTGCGGTTGCAGGATGGTTGCCGGAAGCAAGTACCCCCTACCCGTCCAAGCAGGTACCCCATACTCGTGACTGCTGCTTGGCCGGAACCTAATCTCGAAAGACAGTGCGGTTAAGCAAAGGCCTTTTGCGCTGCACATGTTGCTGGGGAACATGGGGTTCAACTCCGGGGAGCGACATTGTCAGAGTATGGATTTACCAATAAAGGTTTACCCGGCCGCAAAGGCAGGCCGTCCCGGCCAGCCAGGTCGAAGGACATGCGGCCCGGTGCGCTGCTGACGGCACTCGTGCTCGCGGCTGAGGGCGGCATGGTGATGTTGCCGGTTGCTGCCACCGCGGCCGGTCCTGACCTTCCCGCGGCCACGAACTGCACGCCACGACTCCTTCCCGGACTCGGTGGCCGGGGCAGCAACGCCGTCGCATCGAGCAGCAACGGCCTGGTGGTCGGCCTCGCAGACACAGCGGCAGGCGAGTCGGCACCGGTGCTTTGGCGTAACGGCCAACCCACGCAGCTTGCGATCCCACTCCAGGCCGTGGCCCCGGCATCGGTTAACGCGTCAGGAGTCGTTGTCGGCACGGGGTATGACGCCGCCAACGAGATGCTGGTGGGCTGGTGGTGGCAGGACGGGCAGTACCATCCACTTCCAGTTAAACCCGGAGACATAGCGATACCGTCGGCAGTGTCAGACAGCGGCGTCGTTGCCGGGGCACTGGTCGCCGACGAAGAACATTCAGACGGGCCGGGCGCCGACGAAGATGAGCACCCCGCCGTCTGGCCTTCCGTGACCACGGCACCCCACGAGCTCGCCCTGCCCTCCGGAACCCGCGGCGGCCACGCCTTCGCGGTCGGCAAGGACGGTGCGGCGGGCGGTGTGGCTATTGGGGATGACGCCACTCCGGTCCTCTGGGGGCCGGACGGCTCTCCAAAGGCATTGCCCACCCTCAGCGGTAAAGGCGGTGTAGTTCTTGGGATCGATTCAACCGGGCAGGCAGTGGGCCAGAGCGGCGTAGCCGGTGGAACGCATGCCGTAGCCTGGGCTGCCACCGGCGCCGTTACCGACGTCGGGGCAGCCGCGGCCGGTGCCACGTCCAGCGCCGCATCAGCAATTGCAGGCGTGACCGTGGGAGCAGGCAGCTCGCCCAACTTCCGGGCATCGAGGCCGCAGGCGGTGATTTGGATCGGCAAGAGTGCACGGATCCTGCCGCCGGGATCCGATGCCCAGTTCGCCGGCGTGTCCGGGTCTGCGACCTCGGTCTCAGGCCAAGGTGCCAACGCCGTTGTCATTGGCTTCTCCGCAGCTGACAACGGGCTGCGCCGCGCAACCGAATGGAGCTGCAAGTGAAAGGCCAGGGGCGCTTGCGCCATCCAGTGAGTGCGGTGCTGGCCCTCCTGCTGGGCACCGCCCTCGTGCTCGCCAATGTCTACTTCCTGGGCTCGTCACGCGACTCGCAGGCCTCAGCCGCAACGTCGGTGAGCCTGGGCTTCGCCGGTGACACCGGCGGCAACACGGTGACCGGCAAGGTGATCGACGCAGCACGCAACGCCGGAACCTCGGCATTTTTCAACCTTGGCGACCTGTCCTACTCCCAGATCACCCCGGAATCGGCCTGGTGCTCGTTCGTCAAACAGCACGCCGGGACCATGCCGTACGAATTCATCACGGGGAACCACGAGGATGACGGACCAGACGGGGTGTGGTCAAAATTCGCCTCGTGCCTGCCGGACGAACTTGGGTCGGTAGGAAACTACGCCCAGCAGTTCTACACCGACTACCCGGCCAGCAGCCCCCTGGTGCGGCTGATCATGGTGTCCCCGAAGCTGACATACAGCGGCAGCGGCCTTGACTGGTCCTACAAGTCCGGCACCCAGGGCTACAAGTTCGTGACATCGGCAATCGACTCGGCGCGCGCTGCCGGAATCACGTTTGTCGTCGTGGGCATGCACATGTACTGCCTGTCGATGGTCAACTACCCCTGCGCCGCCAGCCCCGATTTGATGAACATGCTGGTCTCCAAGAAGGTGGACCTGTACCTGCAGGCACACGACCATGCGTACGCACGCAGCTACCCGCTGGCACTCAAGGGCAGCTGCACAGCCATCCCGGTCAGCAGCTTCAACCCGGACTGCGTGGCCGACACGGACCCCAACGGGCAGTTCGCGGCCGGGACCGGCACCATCCTGGCCACCGTGGGTTCAGGCGGCAGGTCGATCAACAGTGAGAGCAATACGACGACGGCGCCGTACTTCCAGAGCTTCATGGGCAGCAACAACAACCCCACATACGGCTTCTTGAACGTGTCGGTGACAAGCACCACTTTGACCGGTTCATTCGTCCGCGCTTCCGGCGGAACCTATACGGACAAATTCACCATCACGCGGGCGGCGGCACCGTCTCCGACTCCGACTCCGACAGCAACAGCAACACCGCCACCGACCACGCCTCCACCGACGACGACGCCTCCACCTACAACGACGCCTCCGCCGACAACATCGGCAATCTCCGTCCGGTCGTCCGCCACGGGATCCGGCGAGCTGACGGCAGCGGGTTCGTACACGGCGGCCCTGCCGGCCGGGTGGCAACCCGGCGACACGGTCTTCCTGTTCTCGCAGGTCACGGTGTCCGGTTCTGCCAATGTCACGGCCCCAGCTGGCTGGACTCGGGCGGTTGGTGACTTCACCAGCGCAAGCTCTGCCTCGGCGCACCAGGCGGTCTGGTACCGCGTGATGCAGGCCGGCGATACTCCGCCGAGCGTGCCTGAACCGACTTCCCGGTACGCCTGGTCAACCGTTGCGGTGCAGGGGGCAAACACCACCACACCGCTGGACGTTACGCCAGCCACTGACACCAACACCGGCGTGGCTTACCCGGATGTCCGGGCGCCGTCCATCACGCCGGTAACGCCGGGGGCGCTGCTGTTGACCGCGCACGGCGTCAGGAACGGTACCAACTCGGCCACAACGTCCTTCACCCCACCGGCAGGGACAACTGAGCTGGGCGACGCAACATCCAACATCGCGGCCAAGTCGAACGCGGCCATGGAGGTCAACGCCCTCACCCTGACCGATACGTCAGCCACTGGAACGAAGACCGCCACCGCAGCCTCAAGCCTGGGTACGCTCCTCAACCAGTGCGGCTCGGCCATCGTGGTGCGGCCTGCAGGTCCGTGACCAGACTCAGCTGAATGAAGAACGACGACGGCACCCGGCTTGGGTGCCGTCGTCGTGTTTGCCGTCAACAGCTGACGTGGGGGGACGTCCATGGTGCTGCCGGAGGGCGAACAGGAAAAGTCCCGCAGTACTTGGAGTACGCGGGGCCTTCCTGGCGACCACTCCGCCTAATGGGGGCCAGGCGGAGAAGCTGATCCCAACCCTAATAGCAAGCATGCTTACTTTTCAAGTTGCGACCTCGCCGTCCCGTAACTGGCCTAGGGTCAGCCGGGGTACTACGAGTACCAGGCTGCGAAGGACTGGTCCCTGGTTGTGCTGGCCGTTCTCCTCGTCCTGATCGGGGCGGTCTTCTACCTCAGCAACAGTTGGTGCAAGAAGGCAGTCCGCAAACTCGGCCTGCCGCCGGGCGGGGACTCCAGCAAATGGAACCGCTGGGTTTTTGGAAAGGCCCTGAACCCTTGGGGACGAGCAAGCGGGAAACCATCTGATGGCTGAAGCGCGAGCCGCCGTCGCAGGATAGGCGCAGGAACCGGGAAGGATTCGCCCACTCCGCCGGAACCGGCCTTTTCGGCAGGTGCAGAACGCTAGGCTCGTCCGTGGCGTCAGCGGCAATGGGGGGCTGACGCCCCAAACCCTTCCTGCACACAACCTGGGGAACCTGCATGTCCGGCTACACGTCCATGTCCGCAACACCGCCCGCGTCCGGCATCCGCTGGACGGCCGCCGTCGTGCTTTCCGCCCTGCTGGCGCTCTTCACGCCAAGCCTGCCGGCCATCGCCACCGACGCCCCGGACGGCACCTCCACCACCGTGGCCGGGCCGGATGCTGCCGTCGAGGCCGCAGACCTGCTGGCCACCCTTCCGGTGAAGGGCCGGGCGCCCAAGACGGGGTATGAGCGGTCGCTGTTCGGGCCGACGTGGGCGGATGTGGACCGGAACGGCTGCGACACCCGCAACGACATCCTCCGGCGGGACCTGACCGAGGTGACCTTCACCAGCAGCGTCCCCTGCACCGTCAAGACCGGCGTGCTCGCCGATCCCTACACCGGCACGGTCATCAACTTCCTCCGCGGCACCACCACCAGCAGCGCCGTGCAGATCGACCACGTGGTGGCGCTGAGCGACGCCTGGCAAAAGGGCGCCCAGCAGCTGACGATTGAGCAGCGGACGGCGTTCGCCAACGATCCGCTGAACCTGCAGGCCACCGATGGCCCCACCAACCAGCAAAAGGGCGACGGCGACGCCGCCACCTGGCTGCCGACCGCCAAGGGGTACCGGTGCGGGTACGTTGCCCGGCAGGTGTCCGTGAAGGCCCGGTACGGCCTGTGGGTGACGCAGGCGGAGCACGATGCGATTGCGGACATTTTGGCCGGCTGCCCGGGTGAACCGGCGCCGGCGTCCGTCACGCCCGCCGCGGGGACAACAGTGGTCTACTACGCCAACTGCACCGAGGTGGTCACCGCCGGGGCAGCGCCACTGTATGCGGATACTCCCGGCTACCGGTCCGGGCTGGACGGCGACGGCGACGGGGTGGCCTGCGAGGGCTGAGCACCCGCCCGACGCCGCGCTCCTCCTGGGTGCGCCATGCCGGAGGCAAGGTTAACGTGACCTGTCCGGTTGCGTCTCTGGGGGGAAGTCTTTGTTCAGCGCGAGACCTGCGACGATTGCGCCGGCAAGGAAGAGTACAAACGGTGTTTGAAGAATCGGGCCCAGAAGCGCGAACCCCGAGTCCGCAATGGGTCTTGCCGCCGCGACGAGGCAGGCAATGTCCATCGCCAGGGCCACCAGGTAGCCGGCGATGAACACGACGATCACTGCGGGCGGCGTGTAGCCCTTGGTGAAGGCCCGCACTGCGGAGTCGTAAGCCAGGAACTTGAGTCCGATGAAAACCGGTGTGAAGGTCAGAAGATCCAGGACGTCCACGTTTTCCGGGAATTTCCGCAGCGGGACGTTCGCGCCGCCTTGGTAAACGCCCTCGGAAAAGTACCACCGGGTGCCCAGGTGGATCCCGATCAGCAGGGCTGAGAGCAGCCCGTACCGCAGCCATGTTCCACGCCGTGTCATCCCCATGGCCCAGTATGGCACCGGCAGGTCCGGCATCCTGCGGGATTTGAGGCAAACTTGAGACTGCTCCCACCAACGAAAGCGGATTCCCATGATCACTCTCCAGCAGGACGCCGACGGCTTCATCCGAATGAACCGGCACTACCCGGCCGGCGTCCGTATCCGTATCACCTTCAATGACGGCAGCACCGGCGAGTTCCCGGGCCGGACCCTCAACAACGCCTACGACGCGGCGCTCGCGGAATTCCGCGGCAGGAATGGGTTCGACGCGCGGGGCTACAACCGGACCCCCGCAGGCCGCACCAACTCTGGCAACAAGATCGACTTCGTTCCTGTGCACCCGGGGATGGGGGAGTAGCCGGCTCACCATCGTGCTGTTCGGGCTCATTGGGGTGGCGCAGGCAGACCCCCAGGCGGTTGCGGTTAGCTTCCCCCACGGGACGTGGGGGACGGGACGGCCCGGAGTTGCGGGAAATCCGCTTCGCCTTCAGCGGCACGCGCAGAAGGATCCGGACCGCCGAATGATGGGCGCCGGCCGGTCCGGTAGGCAGAGTCGATGATGGGTTCGAGTTCGTCAATCACGGTGTGGTTTCCGGGGAGGACCACATGGGCCAGGAATTCCGATTCAAGGGTGGCAATGCCCGCCGCCGCCGCTCCGAGCTTGGCGTCGATGGCCTGGGCCAGGGCATGCCAGGATTTGCGGTTGGCGCGTTCCAGGATTCTTGCGTTCGCTTCATGGAGCCGGCTGTCCGCAATGTCCCCCCGGACCGCCAGGGCGCCTTCGGACTGCAGGATGGGCATGACAATCCGGAACTGCCGCCCGTCACCCCTGAAGGCGACGGCACTCAGGTTTCCCCGTTGAGTGAACACGACGTCCGTTGCACCGTAGTTGGCGAGCGCCTGCCTGATGTGTTTCCGGGAAGCCTCGCTGCTGAAGGAGTCGCCCCGGGTGTAAGGACTGGTCATCTCCCAACTATGCTCCTCCCGGCCCCTCTTTCCTAACCTTGCCCGCTGGTGGCCGGGTGCCTGATGGTGACCGTACCGGCGTCGCCATCAACCGTGACCTGCTGAACGGCGGCCAGCCGCTGCGTCGCCACCCCGGTGCCCAGGACGGCCGGGATGCCGTATTCGCGGGCCACGATGGAGCTGTGGCTGAGCGGTCCGCCCACGTCCGTCACCACCGCTGACGCCATCGCAAACAGCGGCGTCCACGCGGGAGTGGTGATGCGGGCCACCAGCACCTCACCGGGCTGCAGCAGCCCGAAATCCCCGGGGCCCCGCAGCACTCGGGCCTGCGCGGTGACCTTGCCGGAGCTCGCGCCGGCGCCCTTGATCACATCCCCGGCCTGATGCTGGGAACCCGAGGGCATCCACGACCCGAACGACCGCTCCATCCACCTGCTCTCGGGCAGCATCTGCGGTGCCGCGGCCTTCGCCTGGCCCCGCCACAGCATTTTCCGCTCCTCCACGGCGGCGGCCCGAACCGGACGGTCAGCCCCGGAAATGGCAGCGCCCCTACCGGGACCGGCTTCGGCGAGGCCGAAGTCGACGGCGGCCCGCAATTCCTGGTGCCGCAGCCAGAACACGTCCTCCGGCGCGGCAAGCACCCCCGAGGACGCCAGCCGTAGCCCGAGTTCCAGCAGCATGCGCCGCAGCAGCGGCCAGGCCAGTCCGACGTCGGCCAGCGCGTCTTCGCGGATCGGCGCCGCCTCCTGCGCCCAGCGGAGCAGGCGGAAGAACAGGGCACGGCGACGGGGCCCCAGCCGGGCGGCCATCTCCCGGGTGAGTTCCTCCCGGCGTTCGGTCAGCTGTCGCTGCCGCTCATGCGGATCGATGCCCTGTCCCCGGAGGTAAAACCTCACCGTTTCGAGCTGTGCGGACGGGTCATCGGCCGGAACGGGGGTAGCGAAGTCCAGGTTGTAGACGGCGTGGCCGTAGAGGTCCAGGTGCTCCTGGAAGGTGAAACGCCATTCCTGCCACAGGACGTCCTCCACCCCATCCGGCGCGGAACCGGTCCGCTGGCACACGGCGAGTTCCGCCGTCGGCGGTTCCAGCA
Proteins encoded in this window:
- a CDS encoding OFA family MFS transporter — protein: MGFLDRDHSIAPPGFNRWLVPPAALAVHLCIGQAYATSVYKTALVKHFGASLTEIGVIFSIAIVMLGLSAAVMGTWVDTNGPRKAMFTSAMFWAGGFLIGSLGIFSHQLWLVYLGYGVVGGIGLGIGYISPVSTLIKWFPDRPGLATGMAIMGFGGGALIASPVSQALLRAYDPNSGGQGWVASGDAVGKLFLTLAVVYLAYMLFGAFTVRVPADGWRPAGFDPAKVKAAKLVTTENVSAKNAIKTRQFWLVWVALFCNVTAGIGILEQAAPMIQDFFRQSDGKSLVSAGVAAGFVGLLSIGNMSGRFAWSATSDVTGRKRIYMMYLGVGAVLYTVLAFAGSSATALYVMLAFIIISFYGGGFATVPAYLRDLFGTYQVGAIHGRLLTAWSAAGVAGPLIVNSILDAQGKPGQLNAVSYQPALLTMVGLLVVGFLANLLVKPVDARFHERRPERHESSQGGLK
- a CDS encoding SRPBCC family protein encodes the protein MSEQPAALVLNLECTVASPPEATFRLLTDPARLAEWWGPHGFSIPQVDVNLVAGGRYRFRMAPPEGEPFHLSGEFLEIDPPWRLVYTFAWEEPAPDDRETVVDLSLASTGTGTRVALSQGPFLTKERLALHRDGWNESFEKLVLAARGTG
- a CDS encoding DUF1295 domain-containing protein, with amino-acid sequence MNEKSRKALISTVVAVVVAVLIALAGSQGGSRIGGLPVFALGVAVAFVIQWLVFIPSYKAQTEKFYDLTGALTYISITVFLVLASPGVDARGMLLAAMVVLWAARLGSFLFIRISKHGKDDRFDELKPDFFRFLNTWTIQGLWVVLTAALAWVAITSDKKVGLDGFFWVGLLVWAAGITIETLADLQKNRFKDNLANKGRFISTGLWSRSRHPNYFGEITLWVGVAIIALPVLQGWQWAALVSPVFVALLLIKGSGVPPLEKKADKKWGGQPDYEEYKRNTPVLVPKLK
- a CDS encoding GmrSD restriction endonuclease domain-containing protein, with translation MSGYTSMSATPPASGIRWTAAVVLSALLALFTPSLPAIATDAPDGTSTTVAGPDAAVEAADLLATLPVKGRAPKTGYERSLFGPTWADVDRNGCDTRNDILRRDLTEVTFTSSVPCTVKTGVLADPYTGTVINFLRGTTTSSAVQIDHVVALSDAWQKGAQQLTIEQRTAFANDPLNLQATDGPTNQQKGDGDAATWLPTAKGYRCGYVARQVSVKARYGLWVTQAEHDAIADILAGCPGEPAPASVTPAAGTTVVYYANCTEVVTAGAAPLYADTPGYRSGLDGDGDGVACEG
- a CDS encoding MFS transporter small subunit → MSSTAHTHGAQEPAHKKSTGRLVVAWVLVGIPLAYGVFQTLTQVTALFG
- a CDS encoding DUF2177 family protein, giving the protein MSPRTKNWLTTYVVSALIFAVLDVAWILLVANPLYQSQIGHLLAPRTNLPGAVLFYVIFVAGMVHYGVRPNSPGLALRQRVTGAALFGFFTYATWALTGFAVLRDFTALVAVTDILWGAAACSVVTWVSASVLRRRLARVAAA